A region from the Chrysoperla carnea chromosome 4, inChrCarn1.1, whole genome shotgun sequence genome encodes:
- the LOC123297822 gene encoding serine protease snake-like, which translates to MIKLKKFNICVLLLYIFVFISVIQCHLLEGQYCLHKRSMSLGTCKPLDNCEETDHENNHEKHLTPQLCNWNNKTPIVCCRNTHPIETQEITEIEILETIEETRKIKIEHAEIIPKQKKPQLEEELKMETDKTNGISRKLCLYYAKSVYALKYPVFNAPGAAPQNESQCAVEYRPLIIGGSDAKPKEFPHMALIGYGEENEIEWGCGGSLITEEWVLTAAHCAYPSMGEAKFVRLGELDLQNENDDSEPQNFIIIQIEQHPEYKEELNFYNDIALFKLNKKAKLTAYVRPACLWTKREIKSSKAMATGWGQTSDVHMTQSSHLLKVTLSLIPQSECNHYKNKIDYEKSICAGISKKDKSIKNTCQADSGGPLQIYAEDVKCMYYIIGITSYGKVCDLSGTGVYTRVSNYIPWIESIVSIK; encoded by the exons atgataaagttaaaaaaatttaatatttgtgttctgctattatacatatttgtatttatttccgTAATACAATGTCATCTATTAGAAg GGCAATATTGTTTGCACAAACGAAGTATGTCTCTAGGCACTTGTAAGCCATTAGACAATTGTGAAGAGACTGATCATgaaaataatcatgaaaaaCATCTAACACCTCAATTATGTAATTGGAATAATAAAACGCCAATAGTTTGCTGTCGAAATACACATCCAATTGAAACACAAGAAATAACAGAAATAGAGATTCTTGAAACTATAGAAGAAACACGAAAAATAAAGATAGAACATGCAGAAATAATCCCAAAACAGAAAAAACCTCAACTAGAGGAAGAATTAAAAATGGAGACTGACAAAACAAATGGAATTAGTAGAAAAT TGTGCTTGTATTATGCAAAATCAGTTTATGCTCTCAAGTATCCAGTTTTCAATGCTCCTGGAGCTGCACCACAAAATGAATCACAATGTGCTGTGGAATATCGCCCTTTAATTATCGGAGGCTCTGATGCTAAGCCAAAGGAATTTCCACACATG gcTCTGATTGGTTATGGTGAAGAAAATGAAATCGAATGGGGTTGCGGTGGTTCATTAATCACCGAAGAATGGGTTTTGACAGCAGCTCATTGTGCTTATCCATCCAT gggtGAAGCAAAATTTGTTCGATTGGGTGAATTAGATTTgcaaaatgaaaatgatgattctgagccacaaaattttattattattcaaattgaacAACATCCTGAATACAAAGAAGAATTGAACTTTTATAATGACATAGCATTATTCAAACTTAACAAAAAAGCAAAACTTACTGCTTATGTTCGACCAGCATGTTTATGGACGAAACGAGAAATTAAAAGCTCCAAAGCTATGGCAACTGGATGGGGACAGACAAGCGACGTTCATATGACACAAAGTTCACATTTACTCAAAGTAACATTAAGTTTAATACCTCAATCAGAATgcaatcattataaaaataaaatagattatgAGAAGAGCATTTGTGCTGGTATAAGTAAGAAGgataaaagcattaaaaatacATGTCAG gCTGATTCAGGAGGTCCATTACAAATATATGCCGAAGACGTcaaatgtatgtattatattattggaATTACATCGTATGGAAAAGTATGTGATTTAAGTGGTACAGGAGTATATACAAGAGTATCGAACTATATACCATGGATAGAAAGCATTGtatcgataaaataa
- the LOC123298768 gene encoding transmembrane protease serine 9-like, which yields MINSKATKVIKIDTREGISRGLCLRYAKSVYVLEYPAFNVPGAAPKNVSQCHVNHRPLIYGGSKAKGKEFPHMALIGYAKEDDIKWMCGGSLITEEWVLTAAHCAYTTYGEAKFVRLGELDFADDNDDSEPQNFDVIQIEEHPEHGISHYNDIALLKLNKKAKLTAYVRPACLWTKHDIKNSKAIATGWGLTGWIPFFHNRSSHLLQVTLSLVPQSICNQTIFNAHRLNKGIIDEMQICAGVGENDKDKKDTCQGDSGGPLQIFANDVECMYYIIGVTSFGKPCGKTRAAGVYTRVSNYIPWIESTITSKSQACTHRRSGSPGTCKVLDNCDEAVSDLFDRDINPQICSWKKNVQVVCCRNTEPVKPNKTSEVKIDTRNGISRGLCLYYASTVFTIKNPPFNVPGAVPKNISLCGVKYRPLIYGGTLAGGKEFPHMALIGYGEDEDNIDWSCGGSLITEEWVMTAAHCAYTINGDAKYVRLGDLDYADDNDDASPQDFKIVQIEKHPDHSTSHYNDIALLKLNKKAEINAYVRPACLWTKREVEAKNNRALVTGWGTTKFFGVKSSQLLQAALSIIPHSECNSTYQKEERLNQGVLDDMQLCAGAAPNESNKDTCQGDSGGPLQIFAEDVHCMYYIIGVTSFGKPCGYTRIPGVYTRVSNYIPWIEKTVWKN from the exons ATGATTAATTCAAAAGCAACCAAAGTCATAAAGATTGATACAAGAGAAGGAATAAGTAGAGGAT tgtGCCTGCGTTATGCAAAATCAGTGTATGTTCTTGAATATCCTGCTTTTAATGTTCCTGGAGCTGCTCCAAAAAATGTATCACAATGTCATGTAAACCATCGCCCATTAATTTACGGAGGTTCAAAAGCGAAAGGAAAGGAATTTCCACACATG gctTTAATTGGTTATGCCAAAGAAGACGATATCAAATGGATGTGCGGTGGCTCACTAATCACCGAAGAATGGGTTTTGACTGCAGCTCATTGTGCTTATACAACCTA TGGTGAAGCAAAATTTGTTCGTCTGGGGGAATTAGATTTTGCAGATGACAATGATGATTCTGAACctcaaaattttgatgttattcAAATTGAAGAACATCCCGAGCATGGTATTTCTCATTATAACGATATAGCGTTACTCAAACTTAACAAAAAAGCAAAACTTACGGCTTATGTTCGACCAGCATGTTTATGGACTAAACATGATATTAAAAACAGCAAAGCAATAGCAACCGGATGGGGTCTTACTGGATGGATTCCATTTTTCCACAATAGGAGTTCGCATTTACTTCAAGTAACATTAAGTTTAGTACCTCAATCAATTTgtaatcaaacaatttttaatgcgcATCGTTTGAATAAAGGAATAATTGATGAAATGCAAATTTGTGCTGGTGTTGGTGAAAATGATAAAGACAAGAAAGATACATGCCAG GGTGATTCAGGAGGACCTTTACAAATATTTGCAAACGACGTcgaatgtatgtattatataattggCGTTACTTCGTTTGGAAAACCTTGTGGAAAGACACGAGCTGCAGGAGTGTATACAAGAGTGTCGAATTATATTCCATGGATTGAAAGTACTATAAcatcaaaaa GTCAAGCATGTACTCACAGAAGAAGCGGATCGCCCGGTACATGTAAAGTATTAGATAATTGTGATGAAGCTGTGAGCGATCTTTTTGACAGGGATATAAATCCTCAAATATGTAGTTGGAAGAAAAATGTTCAAGTAGTATGTTGTCGGAATACGGAACCTGTAAAACCAAACAAGACATCAGaagtaaaaattgatacaaGAAATGGAATCAGTAGAGGAT TGTGCTTGTATTATGCAAGCACTGTCTTTACTATCAAGAATCCACCTTTTAATGTTCCTGGAGCTGTGCCTAAAAATATATCACTATGTGGAGTGAAATACCGGCCCTTAATTTACGGTGGTACTTTAGCTGGTGGAAAGGAATTTCCACATAtg GCTTTAATTGGTTACGGCGAAGATGAGGACAACATCGATTGGAGTTGCGGGGGTTCATTAATTACCGAAGAATGGGTTATGACAGCAGCTCATTGTGCTTATACAATTAA TGGGGATGCAAAATATGTTCGTTTGGGAGATTTAGATTATGCAGATGATAATGATGATGCTTCTCCtcaagattttaaaattgtacaaatagaAAAACATCCCGACCATAGTACCTCTCATTATAACGATATCgctttattaaaacttaataaaaaggCAGAAATTAATGCTTACGTTCGGCCAGCGTGTTTATGGACCAAACGTGAAGTTGAGGCCAAGAACAACAGAGCTTTGGTAACTGGTTGGGGAACAACCAAATTTTTTGGTGTTAAAAGTTCTCAGTTACTTCAAGCGGCATTAAGTATAATACCTCATTCAGAATGTAATAGTACGTATCAAAAAGAAGAACGTTTAAATCAAGGAGTGCTTGATGATATGCAACTTTGCGCTGGGGCAGCACCAAACGAATCCAACAAAGATACATGTCAG GGTGATTCAGGAGGACCATTACAAATATTTGCTGAGGACGTccattgtatgtattatataattggAGTTACATCGTTTGGAAAACCTTGTGGATATACACGAATTCCAGGAGTGTATACAAGAGTATCGAATTATATTCCATGGATAGAAAAAACTGTATGGAAAAATTGA